The following coding sequences lie in one Mycobacterium sp. Z3061 genomic window:
- a CDS encoding acyl-CoA carboxylase subunit beta, whose product MTEVAPEPAPIVVHSTAEKLAELRARLELAKEPGGEKAAAKRDKKGIPSARARVHALVDPGTFFEIGALCKTPGDPNALYGDGVVTGHALIDGRPVGVFSHDQTVFQGTVGEMFGRKVARLMEWCAMVGCPIVGIQDSGGARIQDAVTSLAWYAELGQRHEALSGVVPQISLIFGKCAGGAVYSPIQDDLLVSVRDQGYFFVTGPDVIREVTGEDVTLDELGGSDAQARYGNIHQVVNSEAEAFQYVRDFLSFLPSNCFTKPPVINPGLEPEVTPTDLELDTIIPDSDNAAYDMHEILLRIFDDGDFLEVAAQHGPAIITGYARVDGRPVGVIANQPMHLSGAIDNEASDKAARFIRFCDSFQIPLVFVVDTPGFLPGAEEEKRGIIKRGGRFLYSVVEADVPKVTITIRKSYGGAYAVMGSRQLTADFNFAWPTARIAVIGAEGAAQLLVKRFPDPTAPEVQQIKKDFIEGYNLNMAIPWIAAERGFIDAVIDPHQTRLLLRRSMHLLRDKQNWSRLARKHGLIPV is encoded by the coding sequence GTGACTGAAGTGGCTCCGGAGCCGGCTCCGATCGTCGTGCATTCCACCGCCGAGAAGCTGGCCGAGCTACGAGCTCGCCTGGAGCTGGCCAAGGAGCCGGGCGGCGAGAAGGCGGCCGCCAAGCGCGACAAGAAGGGCATCCCCAGCGCACGGGCCCGCGTGCACGCACTGGTCGACCCGGGCACCTTCTTCGAGATCGGGGCGCTGTGCAAGACCCCGGGTGACCCCAACGCGCTCTACGGCGACGGGGTGGTCACCGGTCACGCGCTGATCGACGGCCGTCCGGTCGGGGTGTTCTCCCACGACCAGACCGTCTTCCAGGGCACCGTCGGCGAGATGTTCGGCCGCAAGGTCGCCCGTCTGATGGAATGGTGCGCCATGGTCGGCTGCCCGATCGTGGGCATCCAGGACTCCGGCGGGGCCCGCATCCAGGACGCGGTCACCTCGCTGGCGTGGTACGCGGAGCTGGGCCAGCGGCACGAGGCACTGTCCGGCGTGGTGCCGCAGATCTCCCTGATTTTCGGCAAATGTGCCGGGGGAGCGGTCTATTCGCCGATCCAGGACGACTTGCTGGTCTCGGTGCGCGACCAGGGCTACTTCTTCGTCACCGGTCCCGACGTGATCCGCGAGGTTACCGGCGAGGACGTCACCCTCGACGAACTCGGCGGCTCCGATGCGCAGGCCCGCTACGGCAACATCCACCAGGTGGTGAACTCCGAGGCCGAGGCCTTCCAGTACGTGCGGGACTTCTTGTCGTTCCTGCCGTCGAACTGCTTCACCAAGCCGCCGGTCATCAATCCCGGGCTGGAACCCGAGGTCACCCCGACCGACCTGGAGCTGGACACGATCATCCCGGACTCCGACAACGCCGCCTATGACATGCACGAGATCCTGCTGCGCATCTTCGACGACGGCGACTTCCTGGAAGTCGCCGCGCAGCACGGGCCGGCCATCATCACCGGTTACGCCCGGGTCGACGGGCGTCCGGTGGGCGTGATCGCCAACCAGCCCATGCACCTTTCCGGGGCGATCGACAACGAGGCCTCCGACAAGGCGGCCCGGTTCATCCGGTTCTGCGACTCCTTCCAGATCCCGCTGGTGTTCGTGGTGGACACCCCCGGATTCCTGCCGGGCGCCGAGGAGGAGAAGCGCGGCATCATCAAGCGCGGCGGCCGGTTCCTGTACTCCGTGGTCGAGGCCGACGTGCCCAAGGTGACCATCACGATCCGCAAGTCCTACGGCGGTGCGTACGCGGTGATGGGCTCGCGGCAGCTGACCGCCGACTTCAACTTCGCCTGGCCCACCGCGCGCATCGCGGTCATCGGCGCCGAGGGTGCGGCGCAGTTGTTGGTGAAGCGCTTCCCGGACCCCACCGCGCCCGAGGTGCAGCAGATCAAAAAGGACTTCATCGAGGGCTACAACCTCAACATGGCGATTCCGTGGATCGCCGCCGAGCGCGGGTTCATCGACGCGGTGATCGACCCGCACCAGACCCGGTTGCTGCTGCGCAGGTCGATGCACCTGCTGAGGGACAAGCAGAACTGGTCGAGGCTGGCCCGTAAGCACGGGCTGATTCCGGTCTAG
- the pks13 gene encoding polyketide synthase Pks13 (Pks13 is a key enzyme in mycolic acid biosynthesis.) translates to MSDVSQENSPTPENQMTVPEMRKWLREWVGKAVGKSPDSIDESVPMVELGLASRDAVAMAADIEDLTGVTLSVAVAFQHPTIESLATRIIEGEPERPDDDSDAADWTRTGPAERVDIAIVGLSTRLPGDMNTPDETWAALMEGRDAITDLPEGRWSEFLEEPRLAERVAKARTRGGYLKDIKGFDSEFFAVAKTEADNIDPQQRMALELTWEALENARIPASSLRGEAVGVYVGVTNNDYGFLAISDPTVAHPYAITGNSGAIIPNRVSYFFDFRGPSVMVDTACSSSLVAIHQGVQALRNGEADVVVAGGVNALVTPAVTLGFDEIGAVLAPDGRIKSFSADADGYTRSEGAGMLVLKRVDDARRDGDQILAVIAGSAVNHDGRSNGLIAPNQDAQAEVLRRAYKDAGIDPRNVDYIEAHGTGTILGDPIEAEALGRVVGKGRPADRPALLGAIKTNIGHLESAAGVASMAKVVLALQHDKLPPSINFAGPSPYIDFDAMRLKVVDQATDWPRYGGYALAGVSSFGFGGANAHLVVREVLPRDVIEREPEEPAAAPQAAVVSAGGELTEGVGHSLRFDEYGEIIDDDAAPAAEDEYELPGVTDEALALKEAALEELAAQELPAPTIPLVISAFLTSRKKAAAAELADWMESPEGQAASLESIGRSLSRRNHGRSRAVVLAHDHEEAIKGLRAIAEGKQRPNVFSTDGPVTNGPVWVLAGFGAQHRKMGKSLYLRNPVFAEWIEKVDALVQDELGYSVLELILDDSQDYGIETTQVTIFAIQIALGELLKHHGAKPGAVVGQSLGEAASAYFAGGLSLRDATRTICSRSHLMGEGEAMLFGEYIRLMALVEYSADEIKTVFSDFPDLEVCVYAAPTQTVIGGPPEQVDAIIARAESEGKFARKFQTKGASHTQQMDPLLGELAAELQGIKAMSPTCGIYSTVHEGRYIKPGSEPIHDVDYWKKGLRHSVYFTHGIRNAVDSGHTTFLELAPNPVALMQVGLTTASAGLHDAQLIPTLARKQDEVESMISTMAQLYVHGHDLDVRTLFTRASGPEDYADIPPTRFKRKEHWLDAHFAGDGSILMPGAHVALPDGRHVWEYSPREKTPDLVALVKAAAAAVLPDAVLTASEQRAVPGEGARLVTTLTRHPGGASVQVHARIEESFTLVYDALVARGGSEAVLPVAVGAGTAIAASESASVAVVEEDDAETLTDSLTNRYLPSDVGRWSADSGETIAERLGTIVAAAMGYEPEDLPWEVPLIELGLDSLMAVRIKNRVEYDFDLPPIQLTAVRDANLYAVEKLIEYAIEHRDEVEQLHEYQKTQTAEEIARAQAELLSGASPASLVAPAPDPQAEPQTQAEPVSEAPPPSDVPIPPPPTNPTGPGTNGAAGNGEKPTAGALSQEAVAKALNSDVPPRDAAERVVFATWAIVTGKSAGGIFNPLPKLDDEKAAKMAERLSERAEGPITAEDVHSSENIEALAEKVRNYLEAGVIDGFVRTLRPRQEGSSRTPVFVFHPAGGSTVVYEPLLNRLPADVPMYGFERVEGSIEERAAQYVPKLVELQGDGPYILAGWSLGGVLAYACAIGLKRLGKDVRWVGLIDAVRAGEEIPQTKEEVRKRWDRYAKFAEKTFNVTIPAIPYEQLEELDDDGQVRFVLDAVSQSGVQIPAGIIEHQRTSYLDNRAIDTAEIQPFDGHVTLYMADRYHDDAIMFEPRYGIRKPDGGWGEYVADLEVVPIGGEHIQAIDEPIIAKVGEHMSRALDDIEAERASEVGK, encoded by the coding sequence ATGTCTGACGTAAGCCAGGAGAACTCACCCACGCCCGAGAACCAGATGACGGTCCCCGAGATGCGCAAATGGCTGCGCGAGTGGGTCGGCAAGGCCGTCGGGAAGTCGCCGGACTCCATCGACGAATCGGTACCGATGGTGGAGCTCGGTCTGGCCTCGCGCGACGCTGTCGCGATGGCCGCCGACATCGAGGACCTGACCGGCGTCACCCTGTCGGTGGCGGTGGCGTTCCAGCACCCGACCATCGAGTCGCTGGCGACCCGGATCATCGAGGGCGAGCCAGAACGACCCGACGACGACTCCGACGCTGCCGACTGGACCCGCACCGGCCCCGCCGAGCGGGTCGACATCGCGATCGTGGGCCTGTCGACCCGACTGCCGGGCGACATGAACACCCCTGACGAGACGTGGGCGGCGCTGATGGAAGGCCGTGACGCCATCACCGACCTGCCCGAAGGGCGCTGGTCGGAATTCCTGGAGGAGCCGCGGCTGGCCGAGCGCGTCGCCAAGGCCCGCACCCGCGGCGGCTACCTCAAAGACATCAAGGGCTTCGACTCCGAGTTCTTCGCGGTGGCCAAGACCGAGGCCGACAACATCGACCCGCAGCAGCGGATGGCGCTGGAGCTGACCTGGGAGGCGCTCGAGAACGCCCGCATCCCGGCGTCCAGCCTGCGCGGCGAGGCCGTCGGCGTCTACGTCGGTGTCACCAACAACGACTACGGCTTCCTGGCCATCTCCGACCCGACCGTCGCGCACCCGTACGCGATCACCGGTAACTCGGGTGCCATCATCCCTAACCGGGTGTCGTACTTCTTCGACTTCCGCGGCCCGTCGGTGATGGTCGACACCGCATGCTCGAGTTCGCTGGTGGCGATCCACCAGGGCGTGCAGGCGCTGCGCAACGGCGAGGCCGACGTGGTGGTGGCCGGGGGCGTCAACGCGCTGGTCACCCCCGCGGTGACGCTCGGGTTCGACGAGATTGGCGCCGTGCTGGCGCCGGACGGCCGGATCAAGTCGTTCTCGGCCGATGCCGACGGCTACACCCGCTCCGAAGGCGCCGGCATGCTCGTGCTCAAGCGGGTCGACGACGCCCGCCGCGACGGTGACCAGATCCTGGCCGTCATCGCCGGCAGCGCGGTCAACCACGACGGCCGCTCCAACGGCCTGATCGCGCCCAACCAGGACGCCCAGGCCGAGGTGTTGCGCCGGGCCTACAAGGACGCCGGCATCGACCCGCGCAACGTCGACTACATCGAGGCGCACGGCACCGGCACCATCCTGGGTGACCCGATCGAGGCGGAGGCGCTGGGCCGCGTCGTCGGCAAGGGACGTCCCGCCGACCGGCCCGCGTTGCTCGGTGCGATCAAAACCAACATCGGGCACCTGGAGTCGGCCGCCGGCGTGGCCAGCATGGCCAAGGTGGTGCTGGCGCTGCAGCACGACAAACTGCCGCCGTCGATCAACTTCGCCGGACCGAGCCCCTACATCGACTTCGATGCGATGCGCCTGAAGGTCGTCGACCAGGCCACCGACTGGCCCCGTTACGGCGGCTACGCGCTGGCCGGTGTGTCGAGCTTCGGTTTCGGCGGCGCCAACGCGCACCTGGTGGTGCGTGAGGTCTTGCCCCGTGACGTGATCGAGCGCGAACCCGAGGAGCCGGCCGCCGCGCCGCAGGCCGCCGTGGTGTCCGCCGGGGGCGAGCTCACCGAAGGGGTCGGGCACTCGCTGCGGTTCGACGAGTACGGCGAGATCATCGACGACGACGCCGCGCCCGCCGCCGAGGACGAGTACGAACTGCCGGGCGTCACCGACGAGGCGCTGGCGCTCAAGGAAGCAGCGCTGGAAGAGCTTGCGGCACAGGAACTTCCGGCACCCACGATCCCGCTGGTCATCTCGGCGTTCCTGACCTCGCGCAAGAAGGCCGCCGCTGCTGAGCTCGCGGACTGGATGGAGAGCCCCGAAGGACAGGCGGCGTCGCTGGAGTCGATCGGCCGCTCGCTGTCGCGCCGCAACCACGGCCGCTCGCGTGCGGTGGTGCTGGCTCACGACCACGAGGAGGCCATCAAGGGACTGCGCGCGATCGCCGAGGGCAAGCAGCGGCCGAACGTGTTCAGCACCGACGGCCCGGTGACCAACGGCCCGGTCTGGGTGCTCGCCGGTTTCGGCGCGCAGCACCGCAAGATGGGCAAGAGCCTCTATCTGCGCAACCCGGTGTTCGCCGAGTGGATCGAGAAGGTCGACGCGCTGGTTCAGGACGAACTGGGCTACTCGGTGCTCGAGCTGATCCTGGACGACTCGCAGGACTACGGCATCGAGACCACCCAGGTCACCATCTTCGCGATCCAGATCGCCCTCGGCGAGCTGCTCAAGCATCACGGCGCCAAGCCCGGCGCGGTGGTCGGACAGTCGCTGGGCGAGGCGGCGTCGGCGTACTTCGCCGGCGGTCTGTCGCTGCGCGACGCGACCCGGACCATCTGCTCGCGCTCGCACCTGATGGGTGAGGGCGAGGCGATGCTGTTCGGCGAGTACATCCGGTTGATGGCGCTGGTGGAGTACTCCGCCGACGAGATCAAGACGGTGTTCTCAGACTTCCCGGACCTCGAAGTGTGCGTCTACGCCGCACCCACCCAGACCGTCATCGGCGGCCCGCCCGAGCAGGTGGACGCGATCATCGCCCGCGCGGAATCCGAGGGCAAATTCGCCCGCAAGTTCCAGACCAAGGGCGCCAGCCACACCCAGCAGATGGACCCGCTGCTGGGCGAACTGGCCGCCGAGTTGCAGGGCATCAAGGCGATGAGCCCGACCTGCGGGATCTACTCGACCGTGCACGAGGGCCGCTACATCAAGCCCGGCAGCGAGCCGATCCACGACGTCGACTACTGGAAGAAGGGCCTGCGGCACAGCGTCTACTTCACCCACGGCATCCGCAACGCCGTCGACAGCGGGCACACCACCTTCCTGGAACTGGCGCCCAACCCGGTGGCGCTGATGCAGGTCGGTCTCACCACCGCGTCGGCCGGTCTGCACGACGCCCAGCTCATCCCGACGCTGGCCCGCAAGCAGGACGAGGTCGAGTCGATGATCTCGACCATGGCGCAGCTGTACGTGCACGGCCACGACCTGGACGTGCGCACGCTGTTCACTCGGGCTAGTGGCCCCGAGGATTACGCCGACATTCCGCCGACCCGGTTCAAGCGCAAAGAGCACTGGCTCGACGCGCATTTCGCCGGGGACGGCTCGATACTGATGCCGGGCGCGCACGTTGCCCTGCCCGACGGTCGCCACGTGTGGGAGTACTCCCCGCGGGAAAAGACGCCGGATCTCGTCGCGCTGGTCAAAGCCGCCGCTGCGGCGGTGCTGCCGGACGCTGTACTGACGGCCTCCGAGCAGCGCGCGGTGCCCGGCGAGGGCGCCCGGTTGGTGACGACGCTGACGCGTCATCCCGGCGGTGCTTCCGTGCAGGTGCACGCCCGCATCGAGGAGTCCTTCACGCTGGTCTACGACGCGCTGGTCGCTCGCGGTGGCTCCGAGGCGGTACTGCCGGTGGCTGTGGGCGCCGGCACCGCGATCGCGGCTTCCGAGTCCGCGTCGGTGGCGGTCGTCGAAGAGGACGACGCCGAGACGCTGACCGACAGCCTCACCAACCGGTACCTGCCGTCGGACGTCGGCCGGTGGTCTGCCGATTCCGGCGAGACGATCGCGGAGCGGCTGGGCACCATCGTGGCGGCGGCCATGGGATACGAGCCCGAGGACCTGCCCTGGGAGGTGCCGCTCATCGAGCTCGGCCTGGACTCGCTGATGGCGGTGCGGATCAAGAACCGCGTCGAGTACGACTTCGACCTGCCGCCGATCCAGCTGACCGCGGTCCGCGACGCCAACCTGTATGCCGTGGAGAAGCTGATCGAGTACGCGATCGAGCACCGCGACGAGGTCGAGCAGCTGCACGAGTACCAGAAGACGCAGACCGCCGAGGAGATCGCGCGGGCGCAGGCCGAGTTGCTCAGCGGCGCGTCGCCGGCCAGCCTGGTGGCGCCGGCGCCCGACCCGCAGGCGGAGCCCCAGACGCAGGCCGAGCCCGTGTCCGAGGCACCCCCGCCGTCGGACGTGCCGATCCCCCCGCCGCCGACCAATCCCACCGGGCCCGGCACCAACGGCGCCGCCGGCAACGGGGAGAAGCCGACGGCAGGTGCACTCAGCCAGGAGGCCGTCGCCAAGGCGCTCAACTCCGACGTCCCGCCGCGGGACGCCGCCGAGCGCGTCGTTTTCGCGACCTGGGCGATCGTCACCGGCAAATCCGCGGGCGGCATCTTCAACCCGTTGCCCAAGCTCGACGACGAGAAGGCCGCCAAGATGGCCGAGCGGCTCTCCGAGCGCGCTGAAGGGCCGATCACGGCTGAGGACGTGCATAGTTCGGAGAACATCGAGGCGCTGGCCGAGAAGGTGCGCAACTACCTGGAGGCCGGCGTGATCGACGGCTTCGTGCGCACCCTGCGGCCGCGCCAGGAGGGCAGCTCGCGGACGCCGGTCTTCGTGTTCCACCCCGCCGGCGGCTCCACGGTGGTGTACGAGCCGTTGTTGAACCGGTTGCCGGCGGATGTGCCGATGTACGGCTTCGAACGTGTCGAGGGGTCGATCGAAGAACGTGCCGCGCAGTACGTTCCGAAACTGGTCGAACTGCAGGGCGACGGGCCCTACATCCTGGCCGGCTGGTCGCTGGGCGGGGTGTTGGCCTACGCCTGCGCGATCGGGCTCAAGCGCCTCGGCAAGGACGTGCGCTGGGTCGGCCTGATCGACGCGGTGCGTGCCGGCGAGGAGATCCCGCAGACCAAGGAAGAGGTCCGCAAGCGCTGGGACCGCTACGCCAAATTCGCCGAGAAGACGTTCAACGTCACCATCCCGGCGATCCCCTACGAGCAGCTCGAGGAACTCGACGACGACGGCCAGGTGCGATTCGTGCTGGACGCCGTCAGCCAGAGCGGCGTGCAGATCCCGGCCGGGATCATCGAGCACCAGCGCACGTCGTACCTCGACAACCGGGCGATCGACACCGCCGAGATCCAGCCGTTCGATGGCCACGTCACCCTCTACATGGCCGATCGATACCATGACGACGCGATCATGTTCGAGCCGCGGTACGGCATCCGCAAACCGGATGGCGGCTGGGGTGAGTACGTCGCCGACCTCGAGGTCGTGCCGATCGGTGGTGAGCACATCCAGGCCATCGACGAGCCGATCATCGCCAAGGTGGGCGAACACATGAGCCGCGCGCTGGACGACATCGAAGCTGAACGCGCTAGTGAGGTGGGGAAGTAA
- a CDS encoding SGNH/GDSL hydrolase family protein, with translation MWAKRIGITVLVSVASSGCAATPPAGPGSAARSNYVAMGDSFAAAPGVPEPAAPRGCHKSTNNYPAVLARRLDAAAFHDVTCSGATTDDVVNREQRTDHGLIPRQLDMVGPPTDLITITIGANDVGLAGDAESCEVKAADPKPCAAAFVVNNVDRVSSSIGEQVPVWATMIDQLRADAPRARIILVGYGIFVRPGGCFPSQPLLPNDANYLQAKVDELDDRQRQLANDKGVEFFDTRSVSVGHDMCAPPGERYVEGYVTEGNNVPLHPTALGAVAVGNALTDYLVLSENR, from the coding sequence ATGTGGGCGAAGCGCATTGGCATCACCGTGCTGGTGAGCGTTGCGTCCTCCGGATGCGCCGCGACCCCGCCGGCCGGACCGGGCTCGGCCGCCCGATCCAACTACGTCGCGATGGGTGATTCCTTCGCCGCCGCGCCTGGTGTGCCCGAGCCGGCCGCCCCGCGCGGCTGCCACAAGTCCACCAACAACTATCCGGCCGTGCTCGCCCGCCGCCTGGACGCTGCCGCGTTTCATGACGTCACGTGCAGCGGAGCGACGACCGACGACGTCGTCAACCGCGAACAGCGGACAGACCACGGACTGATCCCCCGGCAACTGGACATGGTGGGGCCGCCGACGGACCTGATCACGATCACCATCGGCGCAAACGACGTGGGACTGGCCGGCGATGCGGAGTCCTGCGAGGTCAAGGCCGCCGACCCGAAGCCGTGCGCCGCCGCGTTCGTCGTCAACAACGTCGACCGTGTCTCCAGCAGCATCGGCGAGCAGGTCCCGGTGTGGGCCACGATGATCGACCAGCTGCGCGCCGACGCCCCCAGAGCACGCATCATCCTGGTGGGCTACGGGATCTTCGTCCGCCCCGGCGGCTGCTTTCCCAGCCAACCGCTGCTGCCCAACGACGCCAACTATCTGCAGGCCAAAGTCGACGAACTCGACGATCGACAACGACAACTCGCCAACGACAAGGGTGTGGAGTTCTTCGACACGCGGTCGGTGTCCGTGGGTCATGACATGTGCGCGCCGCCAGGCGAGCGCTACGTGGAGGGCTACGTCACCGAAGGCAACAACGTGCCCCTGCATCCCACCGCGCTGGGTGCGGTGGCGGTGGGAAATGCGCTGACCGACTATCTGGTGTTGTCGGAGAACCGGTAA
- a CDS encoding acyl-CoA dehydrogenase family protein has translation MTDYEPEAVDRLPFSTPEKSQRYRTEDYAGAVGLNWYRTDPTLQFTMSYYLKPDQLAVVEPHLNGIGDLMGGPVARWAEETDRNPPRLERYDRWGHDVSQVVMPPSFTAAKRAVLDAQGALRDSCRVAGFRSSLSMFASNYLLNQADIGMGCALGTGGGMVQSLVAAYAPADVRDHVLAKFDSGEWAGETAQLLTERTGGSDLGALETTARRAGDAWVLNGFKWFASNCAGEAFVVLAKPEGAPDSSRGVANFLVLRTRRDGSRNGVRVRRLKDKLGTRSVASGEVEFVDAEAFLLSGEPSGESGPSDGKGLGRMMELTNAARLGIALFGLANARRALVESLCYARQRRAFGGALLDKPLMRRKLAELIVDVEAAQALVFDGTGAVNHRQPRGTRQRIAVPVTKLKVARLGITAASDAIEIHGGNGYIETWPVARLLRDGQVNTIWEGPDNILCLDVRRGILQSRAHEALLTRLRDAVSVSDDDPTTGLVADRIDDLEAAVTAWEKLDGAVAEARLFPLAQFMGDVYAGALLTEQAAWERETVGGERKALVARLYAQRYLADRGPLRGIDADSEEALDRFDELAEGALHLREQT, from the coding sequence ATGACCGATTACGAGCCGGAGGCCGTGGATCGGCTGCCCTTCTCCACCCCGGAAAAGTCGCAGCGCTATCGAACCGAGGATTACGCCGGCGCCGTCGGCCTCAATTGGTACCGCACGGATCCCACGCTGCAATTCACGATGTCGTACTACCTCAAGCCCGACCAATTGGCCGTGGTGGAACCACACTTGAACGGGATCGGCGACCTGATGGGCGGACCGGTCGCCCGCTGGGCCGAGGAAACCGACCGCAACCCGCCGCGGCTGGAGCGGTACGACCGGTGGGGTCACGACGTAAGCCAGGTGGTGATGCCGCCGTCGTTCACCGCGGCCAAACGGGCGGTGCTCGATGCCCAGGGCGCGCTACGGGATTCGTGCCGAGTTGCGGGTTTTCGGTCGTCGCTGTCGATGTTCGCGTCGAACTACCTGCTGAACCAGGCCGACATCGGGATGGGCTGCGCGCTGGGGACCGGAGGCGGCATGGTGCAGTCACTGGTGGCCGCGTACGCGCCGGCCGACGTGCGCGACCATGTGCTCGCCAAGTTCGACTCGGGCGAGTGGGCAGGCGAGACAGCGCAATTGCTGACCGAACGCACGGGTGGGTCGGATCTGGGCGCACTGGAGACGACCGCGCGGCGGGCCGGAGACGCGTGGGTGCTGAACGGCTTCAAGTGGTTCGCATCGAACTGCGCCGGGGAGGCATTCGTCGTCCTGGCCAAGCCCGAGGGCGCACCGGACTCGAGTCGCGGGGTGGCCAACTTCCTGGTGCTGCGCACCCGTCGGGACGGCTCCCGCAACGGCGTGCGGGTGCGACGGCTGAAGGACAAACTCGGCACCCGCTCGGTCGCCTCCGGAGAGGTCGAATTCGTGGACGCGGAGGCCTTTCTACTCTCCGGCGAGCCGTCCGGGGAGTCGGGCCCGTCCGACGGCAAGGGGCTGGGCCGGATGATGGAGCTGACCAACGCGGCGCGGCTCGGCATCGCGCTGTTCGGGCTGGCGAACGCGCGGCGCGCCTTGGTCGAGTCGCTCTGCTACGCGCGGCAGCGGCGCGCCTTCGGTGGGGCGCTGCTCGACAAGCCGCTGATGCGTCGCAAGCTCGCCGAGCTGATCGTCGACGTCGAAGCCGCCCAGGCACTGGTGTTCGACGGCACCGGAGCGGTGAACCACCGGCAGCCGCGCGGCACCCGGCAACGCATCGCGGTGCCGGTCACCAAGCTCAAGGTCGCCCGCCTCGGGATCACCGCGGCATCCGACGCGATCGAAATCCACGGCGGCAACGGCTACATCGAAACATGGCCGGTGGCAAGGCTTTTGCGGGACGGTCAGGTCAACACCATCTGGGAGGGGCCGGACAACATCCTATGTCTGGACGTGCGCCGCGGCATCCTGCAGAGCCGGGCTCACGAGGCGTTGTTGACCCGGTTGCGTGACGCGGTGTCGGTCTCCGACGACGACCCGACGACGGGGCTGGTGGCCGACCGGATCGACGACCTGGAAGCGGCCGTCACCGCGTGGGAGAAGCTGGACGGGGCGGTGGCCGAGGCGCGACTGTTTCCACTCGCCCAGTTCATGGGTGATGTCTACGCCGGCGCGCTGCTGACCGAGCAGGCGGCCTGGGAACGCGAGACGGTTGGCGGCGAGCGCAAGGCGCTGGTGGCGCGGCTGTATGCCCAGCGCTACCTCGCCGATCGGGGGCCGCTGCGCGGTATCGACGCCGACAGCGAGGAGGCGCTGGATCGTTTCGACGAACTGGCCGAGGGCGCCCTCCACCTTCGCGAGCAGACGTGA
- a CDS encoding FHA domain-containing protein, with the protein MNRQLTVQAARDNTPQAPGDITTTSWRADLGGASASVADVLSAQDVESLPPGSGMLVVTRGPNTGSQIRLDRPVMSAGRHQLSDIYLDDITVSRRHAEFRREKGEFHIVDCGSFNSSYVNGQPVESAVLSNGDEIQIGKYRLVFIRSS; encoded by the coding sequence ATGAACAGACAGCTGACCGTTCAGGCCGCACGGGACAACACGCCCCAGGCTCCGGGGGATATCACCACCACATCGTGGCGCGCCGACCTCGGAGGCGCGTCGGCGTCCGTCGCCGATGTGCTCTCAGCCCAGGACGTCGAGTCGTTGCCGCCTGGCTCCGGCATGCTCGTCGTGACACGGGGTCCCAACACCGGATCGCAGATCCGGCTGGACCGCCCCGTCATGTCGGCCGGTCGGCATCAGCTCAGCGACATCTATCTCGACGACATCACCGTCAGCCGCAGACACGCCGAATTCCGGAGGGAGAAAGGCGAATTCCACATCGTCGACTGCGGCAGCTTCAACAGTAGCTACGTCAACGGCCAACCGGTGGAGTCAGCGGTGCTCAGCAACGGCGACGAGATCCAGATCGGAAAGTACCGGCTGGTGTTCATCAGGAGCAGCTAG